In Gossypium raimondii isolate GPD5lz chromosome 12, ASM2569854v1, whole genome shotgun sequence, a single window of DNA contains:
- the LOC105762903 gene encoding uncharacterized protein LOC105762903 isoform X1 yields MDHQSGDGIWKLTLFRNVFQVLKEFTHGKQQKVSKTGLKEALSDILLGMAAGLKRDPIVILRMDGEDLLEFINGPSYEAEMVSIFSQIGCEDASLRDCITKALEKLTVDQGMPPSSDSWVMRNIVEPALESWDDKPVSQETFLEESKKVAKRVAQNLKEEPVIVAHSENTFDGSGIKRLLCNKFELDKLLNVGLENVPKDRNGKISKEYLRVVLDVVAPSVGLPQIGAVEQMDKVVADVLNRIDVDDGKMIKEDEFKKLLTEIMGSIMLQLEGNPISVSSNSVVHEPLPSSLSLLQAST; encoded by the exons ATGGATCATCAGAGTGGTGATGGGATATGGAAGCTGACATTATTTAGAAATGTTTTTCAGGTTTTGAAAGAATTCACCCATGGAAAACAACAAAAGGTGAGCAAAACTGGGCTTAAAGAGGCTCTTTCAGATATTCTACTTGGTATGGCTGCAGGTTTGAAGCGGGATCCTATTGTGATCCTCCGTATGGATGGAGAAGATCTGTTGGAATTCATCAATGGTCCAAGTTATGAAGCGGAGATGGTGTCTATATTTTCACAGATAGGGTGTGAAGATGCATCGTTGCGTGATTGTATTACTAAGGCTTTGGAGAAACTTACAGTTGATCAAGGAATGCCCCCTTCGTCAGATTCTTGG GTTATGAGGAACATAGTGGAACCAGCTTTGGAATCATGGGATGACAAACCTGTCTCTCAAGAAACCTTCTTGGAAGAATCAAAGAAAGTAGCTAAGCGTGTCGCTCAAAATCTCAAGGAGGAGCCTGTGATTGTTGCTCATAGTGAAAACACCTTTGATGGAAGTGGCATTAAAAGACTACTATGCAACAAGTTTGAATTAGACAag TTGCTGAATGTAGGTTTAGAAAATGTGCCAAAGGATCGCAATGGGAAAATATCAAAGGAGTATTTACGTGTGGTGCTAGATGTAGTGGCTCCATCAGTTGGATTACCTCAAATCGGTGCTGTTGAACAG ATGGACAAGGTTGTTGCTGATGTTCTCAACAGGATAGACGTGGATGATGGGAAGATGATTAAAGAAGATGAGTTCAAGAAACTATTGACAGAGATCATGGGGAGCATCATGCTGCAGTTGGAGGGAAATCCCATCTCGGTTTCTTCGAATTCTGTTGTTCATGAGCCCCTTCCATCATCCTTATCGCTTTTACAGGCATCAACCTAG
- the LOC105762903 gene encoding uncharacterized protein LOC105762903 isoform X2 → MAAGLKRDPIVILRMDGEDLLEFINGPSYEAEMVSIFSQIGCEDASLRDCITKALEKLTVDQGMPPSSDSWVMRNIVEPALESWDDKPVSQETFLEESKKVAKRVAQNLKEEPVIVAHSENTFDGSGIKRLLCNKFELDKLLNVGLENVPKDRNGKISKEYLRVVLDVVAPSVGLPQIGAVEQMDKVVADVLNRIDVDDGKMIKEDEFKKLLTEIMGSIMLQLEGNPISVSSNSVVHEPLPSSLSLLQAST, encoded by the exons ATGGCTGCAGGTTTGAAGCGGGATCCTATTGTGATCCTCCGTATGGATGGAGAAGATCTGTTGGAATTCATCAATGGTCCAAGTTATGAAGCGGAGATGGTGTCTATATTTTCACAGATAGGGTGTGAAGATGCATCGTTGCGTGATTGTATTACTAAGGCTTTGGAGAAACTTACAGTTGATCAAGGAATGCCCCCTTCGTCAGATTCTTGG GTTATGAGGAACATAGTGGAACCAGCTTTGGAATCATGGGATGACAAACCTGTCTCTCAAGAAACCTTCTTGGAAGAATCAAAGAAAGTAGCTAAGCGTGTCGCTCAAAATCTCAAGGAGGAGCCTGTGATTGTTGCTCATAGTGAAAACACCTTTGATGGAAGTGGCATTAAAAGACTACTATGCAACAAGTTTGAATTAGACAag TTGCTGAATGTAGGTTTAGAAAATGTGCCAAAGGATCGCAATGGGAAAATATCAAAGGAGTATTTACGTGTGGTGCTAGATGTAGTGGCTCCATCAGTTGGATTACCTCAAATCGGTGCTGTTGAACAG ATGGACAAGGTTGTTGCTGATGTTCTCAACAGGATAGACGTGGATGATGGGAAGATGATTAAAGAAGATGAGTTCAAGAAACTATTGACAGAGATCATGGGGAGCATCATGCTGCAGTTGGAGGGAAATCCCATCTCGGTTTCTTCGAATTCTGTTGTTCATGAGCCCCTTCCATCATCCTTATCGCTTTTACAGGCATCAACCTAG